One stretch of Niallia sp. XMNu-256 DNA includes these proteins:
- the gcvH gene encoding glycine cleavage system protein GcvH: MSNLLYSKDHEWVQQLEGNRVRIGISDYAQNSLGDIVFVENPEEGDDVTANEAMGSIESVKAVSDLVSPVSGSVVLVNEELEDAPQTVNEQPLEAGWLVEVELSNTEELKSLMSEEEYLAFVNEGEE, from the coding sequence ATGTCAAATTTACTATATAGCAAGGATCATGAGTGGGTACAACAATTAGAAGGAAATCGCGTAAGAATCGGAATCTCTGATTATGCACAAAATTCATTAGGAGATATCGTGTTCGTTGAAAACCCAGAAGAAGGCGACGATGTAACAGCAAATGAAGCAATGGGTTCTATTGAGTCAGTAAAAGCTGTTTCTGATTTAGTTTCACCTGTTTCAGGTTCTGTTGTTCTTGTTAATGAGGAATTAGAAGATGCTCCACAAACAGTTAACGAACAACCTCTTGAAGCTGGTTGGTTAGTCGAAGTTGAATTGTCAAATACAGAAGAATTGAAATCATTAATGAGCGAGGAAGAATACTTAGCATTCGTTAACGAAGGAGAAGAATAA
- the gcvT gene encoding glycine cleavage system aminomethyltransferase GcvT, producing MSTETELKRTPLFETYKKHGAKVIDFGGWELPVQFSSILEEHEAVRNAAGLFDVSHMGEFIIEGKDAENFINSIGTNDISTIHINQAQYTVLCYPDGGTIDDLIVYKLEDEKYLLVPNAANVDKDYDWINEHLKGDVKFENISSQVGQLAIQGPKAESILQKLTDIDLTGIAFYQFAQNVTVAGIPDVLVSRTGYTGEDGFELYLAADKVAELWDKLLEAGSEDGLKPCGLGARDTLRLEAKLALYGQELSKDITPLEAGIGFAVKVNKESDFIGKEALAKQKEEGVKRRIAGIEITGRGIPRNGYKVFSASGDEEIGVITSGTQSPTLKKSIGLALLSVDHAKVGTEIKVEVRNKLVDAVVVKTPFYKRG from the coding sequence ATGAGTACAGAAACAGAGTTGAAGCGAACACCGCTTTTTGAAACATATAAGAAACATGGAGCAAAAGTAATTGATTTTGGTGGTTGGGAACTTCCAGTGCAGTTCTCTAGCATTTTAGAAGAGCATGAAGCTGTTCGTAACGCTGCAGGACTTTTTGATGTATCCCATATGGGAGAGTTTATTATTGAAGGAAAAGATGCTGAAAACTTCATTAATAGTATTGGAACAAATGATATCAGCACTATACATATTAACCAGGCGCAATATACTGTTCTATGTTACCCAGATGGCGGCACAATAGATGACTTGATTGTTTACAAGTTAGAAGATGAAAAGTATTTACTTGTACCTAATGCAGCCAATGTAGACAAAGATTATGATTGGATTAACGAACACCTTAAAGGTGACGTAAAATTTGAAAATATTTCAAGTCAAGTAGGACAACTTGCAATCCAAGGTCCAAAAGCAGAAAGCATTCTACAAAAGCTAACCGATATTGACTTAACTGGAATTGCGTTTTATCAATTCGCGCAAAATGTTACGGTTGCTGGGATTCCAGATGTTCTTGTATCCCGTACAGGTTATACAGGAGAAGATGGATTTGAGCTATACTTAGCAGCTGATAAGGTTGCTGAACTATGGGATAAGCTTTTAGAAGCTGGTAGTGAAGATGGATTAAAACCATGTGGACTAGGAGCGCGCGATACGCTTCGTCTTGAAGCAAAACTTGCTCTATACGGTCAAGAGCTTTCAAAAGACATTACTCCACTTGAAGCTGGAATTGGTTTTGCTGTTAAAGTAAACAAGGAAAGCGACTTTATTGGAAAAGAAGCACTTGCAAAACAAAAAGAAGAAGGCGTAAAACGTCGTATTGCTGGAATTGAAATAACAGGCAGAGGAATTCCTCGTAACGGCTATAAAGTATTCTCAGCATCAGGGGACGAGGAAATCGGTGTTATTACATCTGGTACTCAATCACCAACATTAAAGAAAAGTATTGGACTTGCTTTATTATCAGTTGATCATGCCAAAGTGGGAACTGAAATCAAAGTCGAAGTTCGTAATAAATTAGTAGACGCTGTTGTGGTAAAAACTCCGTTCTATAAAAGAGGATAA